One genomic window of Paraburkholderia acidiphila includes the following:
- a CDS encoding methyl-accepting chemotaxis protein encodes MTSLRLLGLRGRRRTGKSAGVVGDIAAHAGRLGIEICDVAGHVDEVAARVQRQTDVCHALRESAAHTLAGNHQIATAARAMRELSTGTAATVQQSQQTIEESLADIHGLVESVTVIETQIRALKSALAHVSKVSEEISLIARQTQLLALNAAIEAARAGESGKSFAVVASEVKNLSAKTAQATGQIEQTLGQLTQQTEQLIAEGTANTERAHRVRAGTHTIGEAVHSTGQAIMQLDEHAGQIAQLTGEIETKCDGLEGQVSEMVAGVEDSGRNFVQAKDQLGKLLEVSETLIELTAATGVETDDTRFIEAVQRAAAQVTKLFEGALARGEIGEADLFDRVYAPVPNTNPQQHMTRFTAFTDRVLPAILEPLLAFDERVAFCVAIDPRGYIPTHNRKFSHPQGADPVWNAANCRNHRIFNDRAGRAAGSHTKPFLLQTYRRDMGGGTFVMMKDASAPIFVNGRHWGGFRMGYRL; translated from the coding sequence ATGACATCTTTGCGTTTGCTGGGCCTGCGCGGTCGCCGCCGCACGGGAAAGTCCGCCGGCGTCGTCGGCGACATTGCCGCGCATGCCGGCCGGCTCGGTATCGAGATCTGCGACGTGGCGGGCCATGTCGACGAGGTTGCCGCGCGCGTGCAGCGCCAGACCGACGTGTGCCACGCGCTGCGCGAGTCGGCGGCCCATACGCTCGCCGGCAATCATCAGATCGCGACGGCCGCGCGCGCCATGCGCGAGCTGAGCACGGGCACGGCCGCTACCGTGCAGCAGTCGCAGCAGACCATCGAGGAATCGCTCGCCGACATTCATGGGCTGGTCGAGAGCGTCACCGTCATCGAGACGCAGATCCGGGCGCTCAAGAGCGCGCTGGCGCATGTCTCGAAGGTCTCCGAGGAAATTTCGCTGATCGCGCGGCAGACCCAGCTCCTCGCGCTCAACGCGGCCATCGAAGCGGCGCGCGCGGGCGAATCCGGCAAGAGCTTCGCCGTGGTCGCAAGCGAGGTGAAGAACCTCTCCGCCAAAACCGCACAGGCCACCGGCCAGATCGAGCAAACGCTCGGGCAACTCACGCAGCAGACCGAGCAGCTCATCGCCGAGGGTACGGCCAACACCGAACGCGCGCATCGCGTGCGCGCGGGCACGCACACCATCGGCGAGGCCGTGCACAGCACCGGCCAGGCGATCATGCAGCTCGACGAGCACGCCGGTCAGATCGCCCAGCTCACGGGCGAGATCGAGACGAAATGCGACGGGCTCGAAGGCCAGGTCAGCGAGATGGTCGCGGGCGTCGAGGATTCAGGCCGGAACTTCGTGCAGGCGAAGGATCAGCTCGGCAAGCTGCTCGAAGTCTCGGAAACGCTCATCGAGCTTACCGCCGCCACGGGCGTGGAAACCGACGACACGCGCTTCATCGAGGCCGTGCAGCGCGCCGCCGCTCAGGTCACCAAGCTGTTCGAGGGCGCGCTCGCGCGTGGCGAGATCGGCGAAGCGGATCTGTTCGACCGCGTCTACGCGCCGGTGCCGAACACGAACCCGCAGCAGCATATGACGCGCTTCACGGCGTTCACCGACCGCGTGCTGCCCGCGATCCTCGAACCACTGCTCGCGTTCGACGAGCGCGTCGCCTTCTGCGTGGCGATCGATCCACGCGGCTATATTCCGACGCACAATCGCAAGTTCTCGCATCCGCAGGGCGCGGACCCGGTGTGGAATGCCGCGAACTGCCGCAATCACCGCATCTTCAACGACCGCGCGGGGCGCGCCGCCGGCTCGCACACCAAGCCCTTCCTGCTGCAAACGTACCGGCGCGACATGGGCGGCGGCACGTTCGTGATGATGAAGGACGCCTCCGCGCCAATCTTCGTGAACGGCCGGCACTGGGGCGGGTTTCGCATGGGATACCGGCTGTAA
- a CDS encoding ABC transporter ATP-binding protein, whose product MSDQSSAPATAGSLPSGFTAADSAADNFVQIVDVVKKFGETTAVKGVNLSVKKGELFALLGSSGCGKSTLLRMLAGLETVTSGKILIDGEDLAAMPPYRRPVNMMFQSYALFPHMTVESNVGFGLRQEGVKKDELKDRVANALELVQMTRFAKRKPHQLSGGQQQRVALARSLVKRPKLLLLDEPMSALDKQIRQRTQIELVNILDKVGVTCIMVTHDQEEAMTMAGRLAVMSEGEIVQLGTPNQVYEFPNSRFSAEFIGSTNLFDGNVVEDEPDHVFVECPELPVRLYVNHGITGPLGMPVTISVRPERISLTRKPPEGVFNWGKGVVKNIAYMGGYSLYHVKLDSGKTVIANMSSLALSEIDSPTWEDEVYVRWSASAGVVLTS is encoded by the coding sequence ATGAGTGACCAGTCGAGCGCGCCGGCAACCGCCGGTTCGCTGCCTTCGGGCTTCACCGCGGCAGATTCGGCCGCGGACAACTTCGTGCAGATCGTCGACGTCGTCAAGAAGTTCGGCGAGACGACGGCAGTCAAGGGCGTCAACCTGTCGGTGAAGAAGGGCGAGCTGTTCGCGCTGCTTGGCAGCTCGGGCTGCGGCAAGTCCACCTTGCTGCGCATGCTCGCGGGTCTCGAAACCGTGACGTCAGGCAAGATCCTGATCGACGGCGAGGACCTGGCCGCCATGCCGCCGTACCGCCGCCCGGTCAACATGATGTTCCAGTCGTACGCGCTCTTTCCGCACATGACGGTGGAGTCGAACGTGGGCTTCGGGTTGCGCCAGGAAGGCGTGAAGAAAGACGAGCTCAAGGACCGCGTGGCGAACGCGCTCGAACTCGTGCAGATGACGCGCTTCGCCAAGCGCAAGCCGCACCAGCTATCGGGCGGCCAGCAGCAGCGCGTCGCGCTCGCGCGCTCGCTCGTGAAGCGGCCCAAGCTGCTCCTCCTCGACGAGCCGATGTCGGCGCTCGACAAGCAGATTCGCCAGCGCACGCAAATCGAACTCGTCAACATTCTCGACAAGGTCGGCGTCACCTGCATCATGGTCACGCACGATCAGGAAGAGGCCATGACGATGGCGGGGCGTCTCGCGGTGATGAGCGAAGGCGAGATCGTCCAGCTCGGCACGCCGAACCAGGTCTATGAATTCCCGAACAGCCGCTTCTCGGCGGAGTTCATCGGCTCGACCAATCTCTTCGACGGCAACGTGGTCGAGGACGAGCCCGACCACGTGTTCGTCGAGTGTCCGGAGCTGCCGGTGCGCCTCTACGTGAACCACGGGATCACCGGGCCGCTCGGCATGCCCGTGACGATCTCGGTGCGCCCCGAGCGCATCTCGCTCACGCGCAAGCCGCCCGAGGGCGTGTTCAACTGGGGCAAGGGCGTCGTCAAGAACATCGCCTACATGGGCGGCTACTCGCTCTATCACGTCAAGCTCGACTCGGGCAAGACGGTGATCGCGAACATGTCGAGCCTCGCGCTCTCCGAAATCGACTCGCCCACGTGGGAAGACGAAGTCTACGTGCGCTGGAGCGCTTCGGCCGGTGTGGTGCTGACGTCATGA
- a CDS encoding DUF1289 domain-containing protein, translated as MASNLHDLPDSPCIGVCSTLFDDVCKGCGRTAVEVSNWVFLSDEEKRAVWERIEREGTAMRFQKDRA; from the coding sequence ATGGCATCCAATCTCCACGACCTCCCCGACAGCCCGTGCATCGGCGTGTGCTCGACCCTTTTCGACGACGTCTGCAAAGGTTGCGGGCGCACCGCCGTGGAAGTCTCCAACTGGGTCTTCCTGAGCGACGAGGAAAAGCGCGCCGTGTGGGAGCGCATCGAGCGCGAAGGCACGGCCATGCGCTTCCAGAAAGACCGCGCCTGA
- a CDS encoding flavin-containing monooxygenase, with amino-acid sequence MSSSNGAALRIAIIGSGFSGIGMAIRLRRMGVESFTIYEAAASLGGTWRDNAYPGAACDIPSHLYSFSFELNPAWTRTYAPQHEILDYLRHCAHKYDVERFIEYRSHVRAARFVEAEGFWQVEIERDRAIKTIEADIVIAANGPLSRPALPQIAGIERFEGKLFHSARWDRDYALEGKRIAVIGTGASAIQFVPHIQPRAAQLTVFQRTPPWIMPRRDRAISERWRWIYRHMPFAQRMVRAAIYWQHESRALGFAVEPRLLKAPTKFALSYLAHKVKDPELRAQLTPNYVLGCKRVLLSSDYYRALAQPNAELVTDTIREVVADGIVTADGTHRPYDAIVCGTGFQVNDVDAPFQVTGVAGQDLGEMWRRDGPEAYLGASVAGFPNLFFVVGPNTALGHNSMIYMIESHIAYIAACIRALQRSGARTMEVRAEAQQSWNARLQARFARTVWQSGCRSYYLTQAGKNTALWPGFTFVFRRNTRRVRTADYAFER; translated from the coding sequence ATGAGCAGCAGCAACGGGGCGGCACTGCGCATTGCCATCATCGGCAGCGGCTTTTCCGGCATCGGCATGGCGATCCGACTGCGCCGCATGGGCGTGGAGTCGTTCACGATCTACGAGGCCGCCGCAAGCCTCGGCGGCACCTGGCGTGACAACGCCTATCCGGGCGCCGCCTGCGATATTCCTTCGCACCTCTACTCGTTTTCGTTCGAACTGAATCCGGCGTGGACGCGCACCTACGCACCGCAGCACGAGATTCTCGATTACTTGCGCCATTGCGCGCACAAGTACGACGTCGAGCGCTTCATCGAATACCGTTCGCACGTGCGCGCGGCGCGTTTCGTGGAGGCGGAAGGCTTCTGGCAAGTGGAGATCGAGCGGGACCGCGCGATCAAGACGATCGAAGCCGATATCGTGATCGCCGCAAACGGCCCGCTCTCGCGCCCAGCACTGCCGCAGATTGCGGGCATCGAGCGCTTCGAAGGCAAGCTCTTTCACTCGGCGCGCTGGGACCGCGACTATGCGCTCGAAGGTAAGCGCATCGCGGTGATCGGCACCGGGGCGAGCGCAATCCAGTTCGTGCCGCATATCCAGCCGCGCGCGGCGCAACTCACGGTGTTTCAGCGCACGCCGCCGTGGATCATGCCGCGGCGCGATCGCGCCATCAGCGAACGCTGGCGCTGGATTTACCGGCACATGCCCTTCGCGCAACGCATGGTGCGGGCCGCGATCTACTGGCAGCACGAATCGCGCGCGCTAGGCTTCGCGGTGGAGCCGCGCCTGCTCAAGGCGCCGACGAAGTTCGCATTGAGCTATCTCGCGCATAAGGTGAAAGACCCCGAACTGCGCGCGCAACTCACGCCGAACTATGTGCTGGGTTGCAAGCGCGTGCTGCTCTCGAGCGACTACTACCGTGCCCTCGCGCAGCCGAACGCGGAACTCGTGACTGACACGATCCGCGAGGTCGTGGCCGACGGCATCGTCACCGCCGACGGCACGCACCGGCCTTACGACGCGATCGTCTGCGGCACAGGCTTTCAGGTCAACGATGTGGACGCGCCTTTCCAGGTGACGGGCGTTGCCGGCCAGGACTTAGGCGAGATGTGGCGGCGCGACGGTCCCGAGGCATACCTCGGCGCGAGCGTCGCGGGCTTCCCGAATCTCTTCTTCGTGGTCGGGCCGAACACGGCGCTCGGGCACAACTCGATGATCTACATGATCGAGTCGCATATTGCCTATATCGCCGCCTGCATCCGGGCACTGCAGCGCTCGGGCGCGCGCACGATGGAAGTTCGCGCCGAGGCGCAGCAAAGCTGGAACGCGCGCTTGCAAGCGCGTTTCGCGCGCACCGTGTGGCAGTCGGGCTGCCGCAGCTACTACCTCACACAGGCGGGCAAGAACACCGCCCTGTGGCCAGGCTTCACGTTCGTGTTCCGCCGCAACACGCGCCGCGTGCGCACCGCCGACTACGCGTTCGAGCGTTAG
- a CDS encoding class I SAM-dependent methyltransferase, whose protein sequence is MIDDSTRRFTDRVADYVKYRPTYPREVATFVHVECGITPGAPVADIGAGTGLSTKLFLDAGHPVTAVEPNAAMRAAADELLGGYKGYRSVAGTAEATTLETASVDLVSAAQAFHWFHKTDTQREFARILKPRGKIVLFWNSRLLEGSAFLEGYEALLQRFCPDYARVAESYPDSAAMADWFGEGFEHQTVFPNAQWLDFDGLRGRLMSSSYAPKAGDERHEPMLAALRDLFEATQKDGAVNFAYETRVYAGHPQRV, encoded by the coding sequence ATGATCGACGATTCCACCCGGCGTTTCACCGACCGGGTCGCAGACTACGTGAAATACCGGCCGACCTATCCGCGCGAAGTGGCCACCTTCGTGCACGTGGAGTGCGGCATTACGCCGGGCGCGCCCGTGGCCGACATCGGCGCGGGTACGGGCCTCTCCACGAAGCTCTTCCTCGACGCGGGCCACCCTGTCACGGCCGTCGAGCCGAACGCGGCCATGCGCGCCGCGGCGGACGAACTGCTAGGCGGCTACAAAGGCTATCGCAGCGTGGCGGGCACGGCGGAGGCGACGACGCTCGAAACCGCGAGCGTGGATCTCGTGAGCGCCGCGCAGGCGTTCCATTGGTTCCACAAGACCGATACGCAGCGCGAGTTCGCGCGCATTCTGAAACCGCGCGGCAAGATCGTGCTGTTCTGGAACAGCCGCCTGCTCGAAGGTTCGGCGTTTCTGGAGGGCTACGAGGCGCTGCTGCAGCGTTTTTGCCCCGACTACGCGCGTGTGGCCGAAAGCTACCCCGACTCGGCGGCAATGGCCGACTGGTTCGGCGAGGGCTTCGAGCATCAAACCGTGTTCCCGAATGCGCAATGGCTCGATTTCGACGGCCTGCGCGGGCGGCTGATGTCGTCGTCGTATGCGCCCAAGGCGGGCGATGAGCGCCACGAGCCGATGCTCGCGGCGCTTCGCGATCTGTTCGAGGCGACGCAAAAGGACGGCGCGGTGAACTTCGCCTACGAGACGCGCGTGTACGCGGGGCATCCGCAGCGCGTCTAA
- a CDS encoding ABC transporter permease subunit, with amino-acid sequence MSTTTFRNILNWPAKRFNLTGRTAVVAGPFIWLLLFFLVPFILVVKISFADQQLGIPPYTELASFADGVWHIALDFSHYAFLFQDSLYFATYVNSVVVAAISTLLCLIIGYPMAYYIARSNPASRNILMMAVMLPFWTSFLIRVYAWIGILKNNGLLNNFLMSIGIIHSPLELYHTNTAVYIGMVYSYLPFLVMPLYAHLVKMDLTLLEAAYDLGAKPWRAFVEITLPLSKNGIIAGCLLVFIPAVGEYVIPELLGGANTLMIGRVMWNEFFDNADWPMASAVTCAMVLLLLVPMALFQHYQAKELEGRGK; translated from the coding sequence ATGAGCACGACGACCTTTCGCAATATCCTGAACTGGCCCGCGAAGCGCTTTAACCTGACGGGCCGTACGGCCGTCGTGGCGGGCCCGTTCATCTGGTTGCTGCTGTTCTTCCTCGTGCCGTTCATCCTGGTGGTGAAGATCAGCTTCGCCGACCAGCAACTCGGCATTCCGCCGTACACGGAGCTGGCGTCGTTCGCGGACGGCGTCTGGCACATCGCGCTCGACTTCTCGCACTACGCGTTCCTGTTCCAGGACAGCCTGTACTTCGCGACCTACGTGAATTCGGTGGTCGTGGCGGCGATCTCGACGCTGCTGTGTCTCATCATCGGCTATCCGATGGCGTACTACATCGCGCGCTCGAATCCGGCCTCGCGCAACATCCTCATGATGGCCGTGATGCTGCCGTTCTGGACGTCGTTCCTGATCCGCGTGTACGCGTGGATCGGCATTCTAAAGAACAACGGACTGCTGAACAATTTCCTGATGTCGATCGGCATCATTCATTCGCCGCTGGAGCTTTATCACACGAACACGGCCGTCTACATCGGCATGGTGTATTCGTATCTGCCGTTTCTCGTGATGCCGCTCTACGCGCACCTCGTGAAGATGGATCTCACGCTGCTCGAAGCCGCGTACGACCTCGGCGCGAAGCCGTGGCGCGCGTTCGTGGAGATCACGCTGCCGCTCTCGAAGAATGGCATTATCGCGGGCTGCCTGCTGGTGTTCATTCCGGCAGTGGGCGAGTACGTGATTCCTGAACTGCTTGGCGGCGCGAACACGCTGATGATCGGCCGCGTCATGTGGAACGAGTTCTTCGACAATGCCGACTGGCCGATGGCCTCCGCCGTGACCTGCGCGATGGTGCTCCTGCTGCTCGTGCCGATGGCGCTGTTCCAGCACTATCAGGCGAAGGAACTGGAGGGCCGCGGCAAATGA
- a CDS encoding tetratricopeptide repeat protein, with protein MKKFLAAASIAVASFAFTGGVAFAVPSVQQIESAMSQGDWQRADSGLTEVLQAHPDNARAHYLYAQVLNREGRYADALTQVQQAKSLDPQIRFTQPQRFAQVEAKIRADATRAGAVTTSRSNNPFTQQAAAAPAPQRQGPGMGMWIGIAILLVGIALVLRWTLRRAKSTEDAKAGDDRRDQLKRATELLNGVRSLKLDVKLSTAPGHEALEKEVEGLEAQLRSLVETLSNSANPRPPYEIEDLERQFASLKARAEGRPDPNAQPAAQDYGSNSSYAREADAAFGRQPQYPPAPPQQPPQVIVQQGGGGMGGMGGLLTGVLLGEALNHGRDRVIERDVFVDDEGRRVQRDGNGNGGGLDFGQGSNDWDDGSGGGGVDMGSNDSSDDWNNS; from the coding sequence ATGAAAAAGTTTCTTGCCGCTGCCAGCATCGCTGTCGCGTCGTTCGCCTTCACGGGCGGCGTGGCGTTCGCCGTGCCGAGCGTGCAGCAGATCGAATCCGCGATGTCCCAGGGCGACTGGCAGCGCGCCGACTCGGGCCTCACCGAAGTCCTGCAGGCGCATCCGGACAACGCGCGCGCCCACTACCTCTACGCCCAGGTGCTCAACCGCGAAGGCCGTTACGCCGACGCGCTCACCCAGGTCCAGCAGGCGAAGTCGCTCGATCCGCAAATCCGCTTCACCCAGCCGCAGCGTTTCGCGCAGGTCGAAGCAAAAATCCGCGCTGACGCTACGCGCGCCGGCGCAGTGACCACGAGCAGATCGAACAACCCATTCACGCAGCAAGCAGCGGCGGCTCCCGCGCCGCAAAGGCAGGGTCCTGGTATGGGCATGTGGATTGGTATCGCGATTCTATTGGTCGGCATTGCGCTCGTGCTGCGCTGGACGCTGCGCCGCGCGAAATCCACCGAAGACGCCAAGGCCGGCGACGACCGCCGCGACCAGCTCAAGCGCGCCACCGAACTGCTCAACGGCGTGCGCTCGCTCAAGCTCGACGTAAAGCTCTCGACGGCGCCCGGCCACGAAGCGCTCGAAAAAGAAGTCGAAGGACTCGAGGCGCAGTTGCGCAGCCTTGTCGAAACGCTCTCGAACAGCGCGAATCCGCGGCCGCCGTATGAGATCGAGGACCTCGAACGCCAGTTCGCGAGCCTCAAGGCGCGTGCCGAAGGCCGCCCCGATCCGAATGCGCAGCCTGCCGCGCAGGACTACGGCAGCAACTCCAGTTACGCGCGTGAAGCCGACGCCGCGTTCGGGCGTCAGCCGCAGTATCCGCCGGCGCCACCGCAGCAACCGCCGCAGGTCATCGTGCAGCAAGGCGGCGGTGGCATGGGCGGCATGGGCGGACTGCTCACGGGCGTGCTGCTCGGCGAAGCGCTGAACCATGGCCGTGACCGCGTGATCGAGCGCGACGTGTTCGTCGACGACGAAGGCCGCCGTGTTCAGCGCGACGGCAACGGCAATGGCGGCGGCCTCGACTTCGGCCAGGGATCGAACGACTGGGACGACGGTTCGGGCGGCGGCGGTGTCGATATGGGCAGCAACGACAGCTCGGACGACTGGAACAACTCCTGA
- a CDS encoding PspA/IM30 family protein encodes MSLFDSISRTVKGLLNDAADSVQDPSRDARQIVRELDDSIARAENSLVEIQAQVATQQSKRDVAADKAKKYEDGAKRALQSGDEALAREALGAQQTAEAERDALAGELAKLEPSVDQLKQQIDDMRQRRNDLNARSNILQAKQQIAQAKDVAATALGGIGGKNLDGDFQKLEEKVALSNARSDARLNSSDQSSGKALDDKLAALNKGPSVDERLEALKKQMNTPAQ; translated from the coding sequence ATGTCGCTTTTCGACTCCATCTCCCGCACCGTCAAGGGCCTGCTCAACGACGCGGCCGACTCGGTACAGGATCCGTCGCGCGACGCGCGCCAGATCGTGCGTGAGCTCGACGACAGCATCGCCCGCGCGGAGAACTCGCTCGTCGAGATCCAGGCGCAGGTCGCGACGCAGCAAAGCAAGCGCGACGTGGCCGCCGACAAGGCGAAGAAGTACGAAGACGGCGCGAAGCGCGCGCTGCAATCGGGCGACGAAGCGCTCGCACGCGAAGCGCTCGGCGCGCAGCAAACCGCCGAAGCCGAACGCGACGCGCTCGCGGGTGAACTCGCGAAGCTCGAACCGTCGGTCGATCAACTGAAGCAGCAGATCGACGATATGCGCCAGCGCCGCAACGACCTGAACGCGCGCTCGAACATCCTGCAGGCGAAGCAGCAGATCGCCCAGGCGAAGGATGTCGCAGCCACGGCGCTGGGCGGTATCGGCGGCAAGAATCTCGATGGCGACTTCCAGAAGCTGGAGGAAAAGGTCGCGCTTTCGAACGCACGCTCGGACGCCCGGCTGAACTCGTCCGACCAGTCGAGCGGCAAGGCGCTCGACGACAAGCTCGCGGCGCTCAACAAGGGTCCGTCGGTAGACGAGCGCCTCGAGGCGCTCAAGAAGCAGATGAACACGCCGGCGCAGTAA
- a CDS encoding ABC transporter permease subunit, with translation MKPNRVLMFIALGLGFAFLYIPILSLIVYSFNESQLVTVWTRFSTRWYQALITDDELITAAWLSLRIALMTAFASVFIGTWAGFVLARMGRFRGFTLFSGMINAPLVIPEVIQGISLLLLFVEMGKLIGWPAGRGVFTIWIGHVMLCISYVAIIVQSRVRELNPSLEEAALDLGATPFKVFFQITLPLISQALAAGWLLSFTLSIDDLVLSAFLSGPGSTTLPLVVFSRVRLGLNPEMNALATLFIAVVTVGVIAGNYFMQRAERKRMAMAV, from the coding sequence ATGAAACCGAATCGCGTTCTGATGTTCATCGCGCTCGGCCTCGGCTTTGCGTTCCTCTATATCCCGATCCTGAGCCTGATCGTCTACTCGTTCAACGAGTCGCAACTCGTGACGGTGTGGACGCGCTTTTCCACGCGCTGGTATCAGGCGCTCATCACCGACGACGAGTTGATCACCGCCGCGTGGCTCTCGCTGCGCATCGCATTGATGACGGCGTTCGCCTCGGTGTTCATCGGCACGTGGGCAGGCTTCGTGCTCGCGCGCATGGGGCGCTTTCGCGGCTTCACGCTGTTCTCGGGCATGATCAACGCGCCGCTCGTGATTCCCGAAGTGATCCAGGGCATTTCGCTGCTGCTGCTCTTCGTGGAAATGGGCAAGCTGATCGGCTGGCCCGCGGGGCGTGGCGTGTTCACGATCTGGATCGGCCACGTCATGCTGTGTATTTCGTACGTCGCGATCATCGTGCAGTCGCGCGTGCGCGAGTTGAACCCGTCGCTCGAAGAGGCTGCGCTGGACCTGGGCGCGACGCCGTTCAAGGTGTTCTTCCAGATCACGCTGCCGCTCATCTCGCAGGCGCTTGCGGCCGGCTGGCTGCTCTCGTTCACGCTTTCGATCGACGATCTGGTGCTTTCGGCGTTCCTTTCGGGTCCGGGCTCGACCACGTTGCCGCTCGTGGTGTTCTCGCGTGTGCGCCTCGGTCTGAACCCGGAGATGAACGCGCTCGCTACGCTGTTCATCGCGGTCGTGACAGTGGGTGTGATCGCCGGCAACTATTTCATGCAGCGCGCAGAGCGCAAGCGCATGGCGATGGCGGTTTGA
- a CDS encoding polyamine ABC transporter substrate-binding protein has protein sequence MKKGVVAQLAALALCAAPWMTSVAKDTQLNVYNWSDYIAKDTIPNFTKQTGIQVKYDNYDSDDTLQAKLLAGNSGYDIVVPTSNYAGKQIAAGIFAPLDKSKIPNLKYLDPQLMALVAGADPGNKFAVPWAYGTTGLAYNVTKAQQILGKNVPLDNWDILFKPENISKLKACGVSVLDAPDQMFAAALHYIGKDPLSTNPDDYRAALAMMKKIRPYITQFNSSGYINDLVGGDICFAYGWSGDVVIAKHRAIDAKKPYKIEYYIPKGGAPIWFDVMTIPKDAQHKEAAQEWINYIETPQVHAAITNAVYYPSANAEARKYVDKDIANDPAVYPSPEVLKTLFLLKPLPPEIQRLQTRLWTEFKSGR, from the coding sequence ATGAAGAAAGGGGTTGTGGCGCAACTGGCCGCGCTCGCACTGTGCGCGGCGCCGTGGATGACGTCGGTGGCGAAGGACACGCAGCTGAACGTGTACAACTGGTCCGATTACATCGCCAAGGACACGATTCCGAACTTCACGAAGCAGACCGGCATTCAGGTCAAGTACGATAACTACGACAGCGACGACACGCTCCAGGCCAAGCTGCTCGCGGGCAATTCGGGCTACGACATCGTCGTGCCGACCAGCAACTACGCGGGCAAGCAGATCGCCGCCGGCATCTTCGCGCCGCTCGACAAGTCGAAGATCCCCAACCTCAAGTACCTCGATCCGCAACTGATGGCGCTCGTCGCCGGCGCGGATCCGGGCAACAAGTTCGCGGTGCCCTGGGCGTACGGCACGACCGGTCTTGCCTATAACGTCACGAAGGCGCAGCAGATCCTCGGCAAGAACGTACCGCTCGACAACTGGGACATCCTCTTCAAGCCCGAGAACATCTCGAAGCTGAAGGCCTGCGGCGTGTCCGTGCTCGACGCGCCGGACCAGATGTTCGCGGCCGCGCTGCACTACATCGGCAAGGACCCGCTCTCGACGAACCCGGACGACTATCGCGCCGCGCTCGCGATGATGAAGAAGATCCGTCCGTACATCACGCAGTTCAACTCGTCGGGCTATATCAACGACCTCGTGGGCGGCGACATCTGCTTCGCGTACGGCTGGTCGGGCGACGTCGTGATCGCCAAGCACCGCGCCATCGACGCGAAGAAACCGTACAAGATCGAGTACTACATTCCGAAGGGCGGCGCGCCGATCTGGTTCGACGTGATGACCATCCCGAAGGACGCGCAGCACAAGGAAGCCGCGCAGGAGTGGATCAACTACATCGAGACGCCGCAGGTTCACGCAGCGATCACGAATGCGGTCTACTACCCGAGCGCGAACGCGGAAGCGCGCAAGTACGTGGACAAGGACATCGCCAACGACCCGGCCGTGTACCCGTCGCCGGAAGTCCTGAAGACGCTGTTCCTGCTCAAGCCATTGCCGCCTGAGATCCAGCGCCTGCAGACGCGTCTGTGGACCGAGTTCAAGTCGGGCCGCTGA